The Myripristis murdjan chromosome 6, fMyrMur1.1, whole genome shotgun sequence sequence TGATATACATAGTTTAATTATTTCAAGTTTAGTTTACTAAACTTGAAATAAGGTGTTCAGTTTTACAATGGATTTCAATTTTCTACCGAAGAAAATGAGAAGTATTTTTATTgccatgaatgaataaatgacctTCTTTGACCTCTTTGGATGCCAATAGGAATCCTTTTTGTATGGTCGCCTTGAGAACTCAATGCAGcttgcaaataaacaaaacacaggcaaattaagaaaacattACATCGATTTGACAACATATGCAGCATGAATAAAACGCTGAATGAAAATGCTGCATATTCAGGCAACACAACACATTACAGACAGCTATAGTGCTGTCTGATTTGGCAGCATGTTTTCTGAatgctgtgcatgtgttgtcaaattgatggagatgttttcttaatttgcttGTGTGTTGTCCGTTTGTGTGCATTCTCTGAAATTACAGTGAActgagctctcagggccactgtgtttttgtgtttaaagcCCATtctcaaaggtttttttttttttttttttttttgtaatcttcTTGTGAAGGAAGTTTTATGCTGACTGAGCCGCTGGAAAAAAGGATATCTCGGGGCAAAGTCCTTTGCTCTGGACTTTATAAAGGAGGGAGTGTGTCTTGATCCTGGAGCTTGCAGCAATACGCTCTAGTGGTACTGTACCAAGATGATGAACATCAGTGACCTGCCTCTGCAGCTCCTGCCCTCCAGGTCCTCAGATCgactgctgcagcctctctggGACTATTTGCTTTTTCATCACCTACCCCTCATCTCGTCTCCCTTCTTCCCTGTCCTGCTCGCCTTCTCCAGTTATTTCTTCTTCAGTTTACCCTTCACTGTGTTAGACCTCTTGGGAGAAAGGCTGCCTTCGTTCCATAAATACAAGATCCAGCAGGGCAGGCGTCCGACATTGGGAATGATGGCCAAGAGCTTCATGAAGGCTGTGTACAAccacttgttttttgttctgcCAGCTGTAATGATTGGTATGTTCATTCTGCCCGCACCAGTGCTGCCACATGATGCTCCAACTGTGTATGAGGTGTTCGTTGATGGACTGGCTGCACTTCTCCTCTTTGACACTCAGTACTACATTTGGCATTTCATACACCACAAGAATGCGCAGCTCTACAGGTGGATTCATGCCATTCACCACGAATACATCGCACCTTTCTCTTGGTCCACAGAGCAGCTCAGCATCCCAGAGCTGATGACTGTAGGATTCTGGAGCAACCTGGACCCGATTCTCTTAAGATGTCACCCATTTACCACTTGGTGTGTCACAGTGTTCAGCATCTGGATGTCTGTAGAGGACCACATAGGCTATGACCTGCCGTGGACCCTCAACCGCCTAGTGCCATTTGGTCTGCTGGGAGGAGCACCAGCTCACGACATACACCACCAGAAGCCTAGCAGTAATTTTGCTCCTTTCTTCAGCCACTGGGACCGGATCTTTGGTACCAATGTCCCTCTGCAGAGAAAACTGTAAAGAAATATTAAATGCGAGCAAAGAGCGAGTAAAttaaatgttgtaaatatgttaagtggtgaactgtttctttgtgtaatgttgaacataaatatatttttctggCTTTTCATTCAATAAAATGACTGTACTTGTTAAGActtagttttgtttttccatgcaCTTTAACACTTATACCTTAAACAGCAGTTAACATTTGCACTAAGTAATACTGCATACTTGCAAGTAATACTGAAATGTGAATAATCAGTTTGTCATGGTAGAAAAGACACATCAGTAATATTTACAGTTTTCCAATGAATTAAAGTCACCAAATTACTTAACCAATagtttacagaagtaattagtaaccTCATTTCATACAAGGGTCATTCTATAATTTTGGGACATTTTGAGtttcagaatttaaaaaaaaaaaaaaaaaaaaaaaaaaggttaatgttttccaatataaatatttttccctGACAAAGAAgtgtttaaatgttatgtttttagtAATTGGCAAGCTCCAGAATTATTGATTTCAgatattaattaaataaaaggaGTTATTAACTGATTATTTCGTCAACTATGTTGCGgacaaaaactgtcaaattgtAACTTTGGATAAATGCCAGATATTAAAACAACCACTCTTCCTGGTAGAATATGTGTCCTTTtaccaatattttaaattttaattgccaattaaaaaagaaatcaaactttttttttgcttttaaaccCCCAATTTCACAGACTGCAATCAATGGTCTacatattttcttcaaaaacttttgaaatgcaaggtaattttgttgaaataagTATACAGCATGACATATTTCTCAGCCACAAAGTTGATActtatttactttgtttttagGAAACAATTAGTTAGTTATCTTTCTCGGGTAACATAGTTGacattatttctgttttcaggCATTAAATCAACATTGCTGCCTCCAACCAAATACCACATGGCATTTTTGAGAAGGATTTTCTTAAACTATTACAGaaataattaagtaaaatattattaaacataatttaatAATGATATTCGAGTAACACTGTTGACATTTGCTAAATTCTTCCTTCACGCAGACACTACTTTATAagaaatatttaagaaaagGCAGAAAGTACATACCATGCAGCCTGCTGAGTGTCTTCTTGAGGATGAAATGACATCGCAAGGTGAAGGTCATAGGATATGGGTAAACCAGACCTTActgggaggtttttttttaaattggtaaCTTAGTTGACAATAATTTCGGGgacacacatgaaaaatgttattttgcatataatattttatatattgacACACATCTTTTATGTGTCATCATTATCTCTACTTAATGAATGGGAAATTATcgaaataaaaagtaaataagtgcttttcattgtttttttggctaattagaAGTTTGATGGGATTAAAAAAGGGCAGAGGGAAAATGTAGATTGTAGTGATATATAATTAATAAATGGCTGTTTCTACAATAAATAATCATTGTATTTGATCAACTGTTattatgaaaatgattttttttaagttttactaAAAATTTATGCAAGATATATCCCAGGGACGTAAGATGTCCCAAAATTATATGACAGAGCAATTCAGTAAAGAACtccctgttgttttttctctcacaatCTGCTTATGTAACTGATACATTAACAAATTAATTCCTTCAAAGAGCATTACTCAACACATTTTCCTTGTTCCCTAATTCCAGCCAGGAGTAAGAAGCTTTTCAACCAATTAGTCAGCACTTGCTGTTTGCCACGTCTCAAGCTCATGTATCATGTAGATAGATACACATTACACAGgaacagaaatacacaaaatatacctatCAACactaaaagagaaaaatatacacaagtataaacacaaaaataaacacaagtaacaaaataaaataaagtagcaACCCCCTTTGCATACAGAGTTTAATAATTAGTAAAATATAGTGAAATATAACTCTAGAATATCTATAAACTTTTACACTGTAAGGATACAGTATTGAAGAAAAGTGTAGATTTTCCATCTTATATTACAACACTggcattctgtttttatttcgtTCTATTTACGTGAGGCACAGTAATTTCTgaattgtaaagcactttgagctgcatttttgcatgaaaggtgctgtacaaataaagtttattatattTGTAGAGAATCTAAGAAATGTTTctatgtatatgtgtacatatgtagACAGATTGGTAGATAATTGATATATAATGaatataaatgataaatgtaGAGGTTAAGTACAACAGGAGGGGACCTGAACTTAACTTTAGTCTACAGATACTACATAGTTTGAAAAGTTATTCAAAACTGGCCTTAAGGGTGGAATTCATAAACATggcaaacatgagcaacaacaTGGCAAAAAGGAAGTCTTGAACAAGACTGATCCCATTATTATGGAGGAATTCCACCACCAAAATGATATATTCTGTGGTGTCTTTGGCTCCTGCTTCCATCGTGGGAATATAAATTCCATGCACAAAATAAGCTGGACATGCTGCAGCTAGAATATAATTTATGAAGAAACCCTTTTGTGCAGGACTTGTGTGTAAAGTGGTTTTAGCTTTGGGTGTAACAATGCAGATTAATTTCACTTGATAAAAAGAGCATCTATTCATGTACAATCGGGTCAAGCGTAGTATTACCTCACACAAGTGTTAGTGCAGCTATATACATGATACAACTGAATAAATCTTGGTATAGTCTACacaaagtggaaaataaaacaaatgaccaaaagatatttaaataaatttatttgtcacagaaaatataaaacaaaacaaatactgtaaCATTTCAGTGAAGGCTCTTGTTTAAATACTGcacaaacatgtttgaaatttGCCCTATATTCTCTGTTGGGTGCATCTTGGTGTAGCTGATGAACTGGCGCCGCAATTTCCGTAGCTCTGCCATGTTGAAGCTCCTGGTGAGTTCAATGTTCAACATCAAGTCAAGGACATTAGTATGCAAATGTTTTACTGAGTTCTGTCATGAAAATAAGTAATTTGTCTTCAATAAATGTCAATACTGCAGCCATGACAAAGACACAGAACTGGAAAAGAGATGCTAATATTAACCTTGAACATGTGACCAAAAATATCTGGTGGTCACAGCATTATTGATTCATCTTCCAGTTTGACAACAATAATATGAGACAATATTAAAAGAGTTGAATGCGACTGAGGTCATTTCAAATAACGCACATGGCTGCCAATCTCTAACACTGGTCTGGAGAACCTTGTTTACTCCAGAGTTTGTTTGCTTGAGCAATGTTCAAAGGAGAGTTTCAAAGTGTTTGATTCTAAGAACTGGCCCAAAGTAATCCTCAGCCAAGTCCACTCATCTATGTAATTTGGATTCTGTCCGGCACATCTCACAGTTCGCAGGACCTTTCAGGTTGCTGTGACTTcaactgaatttaatttaaaacgAGCTTCTTTGATGAGCATAAatccccctccccacccccttcTGAGAAGTGTTTATTTGAGAATGACTTTTCCCCCACTGGTGTGGGTATCTGACATACCTTAAGctgatggacaaaaaaaataaggcGCCTCACGTATGACAgtggaaaatacacacacataaatatatatataaaataaaaacagctgtgaATGATCCAAGACACTTGGTTTGTACGTACAGGATTGTATAGTGAAAacataacagaaaaacaacactatCACATAATTATATTCTGCTAATATATCAATCAATTTGAGAGTAaagctttaaataaatatttg is a genomic window containing:
- the ch25hl1.1 gene encoding cholesterol 25-hydroxylase-like protein 1, member 1 — translated: MMNISDLPLQLLPSRSSDRLLQPLWDYLLFHHLPLISSPFFPVLLAFSSYFFFSLPFTVLDLLGERLPSFHKYKIQQGRRPTLGMMAKSFMKAVYNHLFFVLPAVMIGMFILPAPVLPHDAPTVYEVFVDGLAALLLFDTQYYIWHFIHHKNAQLYRWIHAIHHEYIAPFSWSTEQLSIPELMTVGFWSNLDPILLRCHPFTTWCVTVFSIWMSVEDHIGYDLPWTLNRLVPFGLLGGAPAHDIHHQKPSSNFAPFFSHWDRIFGTNVPLQRKL